One window of the Cryptomeria japonica chromosome 7, Sugi_1.0, whole genome shotgun sequence genome contains the following:
- the LOC131047472 gene encoding uncharacterized protein LOC131047472, which yields MAPKRKRKTQQVAYGRKKKELQQEEHEEEQDQEKDQEQEQQEEVVLKRSSSYSSSDRDEVGPITTPQPTTKTTTTSIINIVSSSKKKARKGRQISFQKAKTIDFLKQTMQPVLLSNTHLADLSKHEEVFQKLGLWEFANFDFDLEPSIGDLAQLVITYDPGNHYSIVKDTRIRVSRADLAKSLRIPYKKEKNSSFLEMPDFEGTPGYSIKSCGAEGIKAALYFVSSRVCPCDDPSLISEEMLGLVEKALKSEQNVDWASLIWSRAEKELLQNKELVKFYYALHFQQLIRNQRPDLLSKDPTEAGHGEDENIVSSSKIFEDLEGANVDNEGDAPEDGGILDEKQDEEGLQQNIESENDDKEVSDVMDQREVEHVVDQQRVEDVSDQQEVKSVLDEQVVENVLDQQGVKNVSDQQREEDVMDQQVAEENDGVGSMRNDEDTHSSKGLVDMTLRPCNIIVEEKRESDEDSRGSRRLQKDNKKLDGPTEASSHGEHFVRPPSIDNELSEHEKGTMSNLDACLGKITSPGQLLSEFDNGIMATTNANFEKTIAAEPQFLDGGKATMLNSTDYLEKSIPTEPQFIDGDPAMMLNSAAHLEKNTSAEQMMFEMGKCMGLNPGAHLPTSTSAEHLLMSELEKGMNLNSALHVQRDPSPENLIMFLNQGPSHSGNVRKKEIDEDNEFNGASEKKHRSDLPLSFGACMANVYEYLQRAENCYMNEKQTLTQSANGEIQDLYQQLNQRDYAIQRLQMSKQEEQQRAIEFSKLKNNLLLTNKTFFGYTKALEEAQDTINHLRETIRLQDSTIGDLHQQLEQKQTLMEDLEIYFKEHIGHLNQYMKEKNEKLLNDLDKGMHKQASLEEKLDMLKAQIEKQKSGIENQQPEFEKEQPEIEKEQPEIEKEQPEIEKEQSTPPT from the coding sequence ATGGCTCCAAAGAGGAAGAGAAAGACCCAGCAAGTTGCGTATGGTAGAAAGAAGAAGGAGTTGCAGCAGGAGGAGCACGAGGAGGAACAAGACCAGGAAAAGGATCAAGAGCAGGAACAACAGGAGGAGGTTGTTTTGAAGAGGAGCTCCAGCTACAGCAGCAGTGATCGAGATGAAGTCGGCCCTATAACGACACCACAACCAACAACAAAAACCACCACCACAAGCATCATCAACATAGTGTCATCGAGCAAAAAAAAGGCAAGAAAAGGTAGGCAAATTTCATTCCAGAAGGCTAAAACGATTGATTTTCTTAAACAAACTATGCAACCAGTTCTTTTGTCAAACACCCATTTGGCTGATTTGTCTAAACACGAGGAGGTCTTTCAGAAATTGGGTTTGTGGGAGTTcgcgaattttgattttgatttagaacCTAGTATAGGTGACTTGGCCCAGCTTGTCATCACATATGACCCTGGAAATCATTATAGTATTGTGAAGGATACAAGGATTAGGGTCTCCAGGGCTGATTTGGCCAAGAGTTTGAGGATTCCTtacaagaaggagaaaaactccagTTTTCTTGAAATGCCTGATTTTGAGGGCACACCTGGTTACTCAATCAAGAGTTGTGGCGCGGAGGGGATTAAGGCTGCTTTGTATTTTGTGTCTTCTAGGGTCTGTCCCTGTGATGACCCAAGTTTGATCTCAGAGGAGATGCTGGGCCTGGTAGAGAAGGCTTTGAAGTCGGAGCAGAATGTTGACTGGGCTAGTCTGATCTGGTCGAGGGCAGAAAAGGAGCTCTTACAGAATAAAGAATTGGTGAAGTTCTACTATGCCTTGCATTTCCAGCAGTTGATTAGAAACCAGAGGCCTGATTTACTGTCGAAGGATCCGACTGAGGCTGGGCATGGAGAAGATGAGAATATCGTCTCGAGTTCAAAGATTTTTGAGGATTTGGAAGGTGCAAATGTTGACAATGAGGGGGATGCGCCTGAGGATGGAGGGATTCTTGATGAGAAACAGGATGAGGAGGGTTTGCAGCAAAATATAGAATCAGAAAATGATGATAAGGAAGTAAGCGACGTGATGGACCAACGGGAAGTGGAACATGTGGTGGACCAACAGAGGGTGGAAGATGTTTCGGACCAACAGGAGGTGAAAAGTGTGCTGGATGAACAGGTTGTGGAAAATGTGTTGGATCAACAAGGGGTGAAAAATGTGTCGGATCAACAACGAGAGGAAGATGTGATGGATCAGCAGGTAGCAGAAGAAAATGATGGAGTTGGGAGTATGAGAAACGATGAGGACACGCACAGTAGCAAGGGATTAGTAGATATGACGCTTCGGCCATGCaacattattgttgaagaaaagagagAATCTGATGAAGACAGCAGAGGTTCAAGAAGATTACAGAAGGACAATAAGAAGTTGGATGGGCCAACCGAAGCATCCTCACACGGGGAGCATTTTGTTAGGCCTCCTTCAATAGATAATGAACTATCAGAGCATGAGAAGGGCACAATGTCCAACTTGGATGCCTGCCTTGGAAAGATTACATCACCTGGGCAACTATTATCTGAATTTGATAATGGTATAATGGCCACCACTAATGCCAATTTTGAGAAGACCATTGCGGCAGAGCCCCAATTTTTAGATGGAGGCAAAGCCACAATGTTGAATTCTACTGATTACCTTGAGAAATCCATTCCAACAGAGCCCCAATTTATAGATGGAGATCCAGCCATGATGTTGAATTCCGCAGCCCATCTTGAAAAAAATACTTCAGCTGAACAGATGATGTTTGAAATGGGAAAATGTATGGGTTTGAATCCAGGTGCACACCTGCCAACTTCCACATCAGCAGAACATCTGTTGATGTCAGAGCTAGAGAAGGGCATGAACTTAAATTCAGCTTTACATGTCCAGAGGGATCCTTCACCTGAGAATCTCATCATGTTTCTGAATCAGGGCCCGTCCCATTCTGGAAATGTTAGAAAGAAGGAAATAGATGAAGATAATGAGTTTAATGGTGCCTCTGAGAAGAAGCATAGGTCTGATCTTCCTTTGAGTTTTGGTGCGTGCATGGCAAATGTGTATGAGTACTTGCAAAGGGCTGAAAACTGTTATATGAATGAGAAGCAGACACTCACTCAGAGTGCTAATGGCGAGATTCAAGATTTGTATCAGCAGTTGAACCAGAGGGATTATGCAATCCAACGGCTGCAGATGAGCAAACAAGAAGAGCAGCAGAGGGCAATAGAATTCTCTAAGCTAAAAAATAATTTGCTTCTTACAAATAAAACATTTTTTGGCTACACCAAAGCCTTGGAGGAAGCACAGGATACaattaaccacttgagggagacaATTCGACTACAGGATTCAACCATAGGAGACTTACACCAGCAGTTAGAACAGAAGCAGACGCTTATGGAAGATCTAGAAATTTATTTCAAAGAGCATATTGGCCATTTGAATCAATACATGAAGGAGAAGAATGAAAAGTTACTGAATGATCTTGACAAGGGTATGCATAAACAAGCAAGTCTGGAAGAAAAATTAGATATGCTTAAAGCTCAGATTGAGAAACAAAAATCAGGGATTGAGAATCAACAACCAGAGTTTGAGAAAGAACAACCAGAGATTGAGAAGGAACAACCagagattgagaaagaacaacCAGAGATTGAGAAAGAACAATCAACACCTCCAACTTAG